A window of Costertonia aggregata contains these coding sequences:
- a CDS encoding sigma-70 family RNA polymerase sigma factor, translating to MKLQIEDSVLVRDYMNGDERALELLIRKHNQRISSFIYSKIGDRNITEDIFQDTFIKVIRTLKKGTYSEEGKFLPWVMRIAHNLIIDHFRKSRRLPKFEGSDDYNIFSVLGDEKLNAEKQIIKDQIDSDLLVLIEQLPVDQQEVLTMRMYKDMSFKEISENTGVSINTALGRMRYALINLRKIIETHNIVLTN from the coding sequence ATGAAACTACAAATCGAGGATTCGGTATTGGTAAGAGATTATATGAACGGAGACGAAAGGGCTCTGGAGCTACTTATCAGAAAACACAACCAACGCATCAGCAGTTTTATTTATTCCAAAATAGGCGACCGTAATATTACGGAAGACATATTTCAAGACACATTTATCAAAGTGATTCGTACCCTAAAAAAGGGAACATATAGTGAAGAAGGCAAATTTTTACCATGGGTAATGCGTATTGCACATAATTTGATTATAGATCATTTTAGAAAAAGTAGACGTTTGCCCAAGTTTGAAGGTAGTGATGACTACAATATTTTTTCAGTGTTGGGCGATGAAAAGTTAAATGCTGAAAAACAAATAATCAAGGATCAAATAGACAGCGACCTTTTGGTATTGATCGAACAACTGCCTGTTGATCAGCAAGAAGTTTTGACCATGCGAATGTATAAGGACATGAGCTTTAAGGAAATATCCGAAAACACTGGCGTAAGTATCAATACTGCTCTGGGCCGCATGCGTTACGCTCTTATAAATCTAAGGAAGATCATAGAGACGCATAATATCGTCTTGACCAATTAA
- the uvrA gene encoding excinuclease ABC subunit UvrA, giving the protein MTTLIDVNPKENIIIKGAKLHNLKNIDVVIPRNKLVVITGLSGSGKSSLAFDTLYAEGQRRYVESLSSYARQFLGKLDKPKVDYIKGIAPAIAIEQKVNSTNPRSTVGTTTEIYDYLKLLYARIGRTFSPVSGNEVKKHTVTDVVNFVKSFEEGTKLLLLAPIVIPKEREVGKSLQLLSKQGYARIKYKGEVLRIDDKLTNIGREFYLVIDRIITKDDEDFYNRLANAIDTAYFEGKGECIIEELKTEKQTPFSNKFDLDGISFLEPNIHLFSFNNPYGACPKCEGYGDVIGIDEDLVIPNTALSIYENAVFPWRGESMGWYRDQLVNSGHTFNFPIHKPWFELSEEQKQLVWDGNKHFIGIHKFFQTLEEKSYKIQNRVMLSRYRGKTKCNLCKGKRLRKETDYVKIDGKSISDLVELSIEKLIGFFDQLSLNNNDTAIATRLLKEINTRLGFLDKVGLNYLTLNRKSNTLSGGESQRINLATSLGSSLVGSMYILDEPSIGLHPKDTENLIDVLKSLRDLGNTVIVVEHDEDIMKAADEVIDIGPEAGTHGGEVTAHGTLTQVLKSNSLTASYLNGSKEIEVPKKRRTSKNHIKIKGARENNLKNIDVNFPLNMLTVVTGVSGSGKSTLVKKLLYPIILKEVGGYGEKAGQFTSVEGKYSTIQHVEFVDQNPIGRSSRSNPVTYIKAYDDIRALYASQKLSKIRGYQAKHFSFNVDGGRCEKCKGEGEITVEMQFMADVHLECDTCNGKRFKKEVLEVKFEGANIDDVLNMTIDDAILFFENGKQNKIITKLKPLQDVGLGYVTLGQSSSTLSGGEAQRIKLASFLVKGNTKDKALFIFDEPTTGLHFHDIKKLLKSFDALIAKGHSIVVIEHNIELIKCADYIIDLGMEGGENGGQLIVQGTPEEVVKNEQSHTARYLKEKL; this is encoded by the coding sequence ATGACCACACTTATAGATGTCAACCCCAAAGAAAATATTATTATAAAGGGTGCAAAATTGCACAACCTCAAAAATATTGATGTAGTTATTCCCAGAAATAAATTGGTCGTTATAACTGGTCTGTCCGGTTCGGGAAAGTCAAGTTTGGCATTTGATACTTTATATGCCGAAGGTCAAAGGCGCTATGTAGAAAGCCTTTCGTCATATGCACGGCAATTTTTGGGGAAACTGGACAAGCCAAAAGTAGATTATATAAAAGGTATTGCCCCGGCAATAGCGATAGAGCAAAAAGTAAATTCCACAAACCCGCGTTCTACTGTTGGCACAACAACGGAAATCTATGACTATCTAAAGCTCTTGTATGCCCGTATAGGTAGAACTTTTTCTCCAGTTTCGGGAAATGAGGTAAAAAAGCACACCGTAACGGATGTTGTCAATTTTGTAAAATCTTTTGAAGAAGGGACCAAATTGTTACTGTTGGCACCGATAGTTATCCCCAAAGAAAGAGAGGTCGGCAAATCACTTCAACTTTTAAGCAAACAAGGTTATGCCCGTATAAAATATAAAGGCGAAGTACTACGGATAGATGATAAACTCACCAACATAGGCAGGGAGTTTTATTTGGTAATAGACCGTATTATAACAAAAGATGACGAGGATTTTTATAACCGATTGGCCAATGCCATAGATACGGCCTATTTTGAAGGTAAAGGCGAATGCATTATCGAGGAACTTAAAACGGAAAAGCAAACCCCTTTCAGCAACAAGTTTGATTTGGATGGAATTTCCTTTTTAGAGCCCAATATACACCTGTTCAGCTTCAACAACCCTTACGGTGCTTGTCCAAAATGTGAAGGGTATGGGGATGTCATAGGAATTGATGAAGATCTGGTCATCCCAAATACCGCTTTATCCATATATGAAAACGCCGTTTTCCCATGGCGAGGGGAAAGTATGGGCTGGTACCGGGATCAATTGGTGAATTCGGGCCATACGTTCAATTTTCCCATTCACAAACCATGGTTTGAGCTTAGTGAAGAACAAAAGCAATTGGTCTGGGACGGTAACAAACATTTTATTGGCATTCATAAGTTTTTCCAAACCTTAGAAGAAAAAAGTTATAAAATCCAAAATAGGGTGATGCTCTCACGCTATCGAGGTAAAACAAAATGTAACCTATGTAAGGGCAAACGTTTGAGGAAAGAAACCGATTATGTTAAAATTGATGGTAAATCTATTTCTGACCTAGTAGAACTTTCCATAGAAAAACTTATTGGTTTCTTTGACCAGTTGTCATTAAATAACAATGATACCGCCATAGCTACGAGATTATTAAAGGAAATCAATACCCGGTTAGGTTTTTTGGATAAGGTAGGGTTAAACTACTTGACCTTGAACCGAAAGTCAAATACACTCTCGGGCGGGGAGAGCCAAAGGATAAACCTGGCCACCTCACTGGGGAGTAGTTTGGTAGGTTCTATGTATATTCTGGACGAGCCCAGTATTGGCCTTCATCCAAAAGATACCGAGAATTTAATCGATGTTCTAAAATCGCTTCGTGATTTGGGCAATACCGTTATCGTTGTTGAGCACGATGAGGATATCATGAAAGCAGCTGATGAAGTCATAGATATTGGCCCGGAAGCAGGCACGCATGGCGGGGAGGTTACGGCCCACGGTACGCTGACCCAGGTTTTAAAATCCAATTCGCTAACGGCAAGTTATCTTAACGGCTCAAAAGAAATTGAAGTTCCCAAAAAAAGAAGGACTTCTAAAAATCATATCAAAATAAAGGGTGCACGGGAAAACAACCTAAAAAATATTGATGTAAACTTCCCATTGAACATGCTTACGGTAGTTACCGGTGTTTCGGGAAGCGGAAAAAGCACCTTGGTAAAGAAGCTGTTATATCCCATTATTTTGAAGGAAGTTGGTGGCTATGGTGAAAAAGCTGGGCAATTTACTTCTGTAGAAGGCAAGTACAGTACTATTCAACATGTGGAGTTTGTAGACCAAAACCCAATTGGACGCTCTTCCCGTTCCAATCCCGTTACTTACATAAAGGCCTATGACGACATCCGTGCGCTGTACGCCTCGCAAAAATTAAGTAAAATAAGAGGCTACCAGGCCAAACATTTTTCGTTCAACGTAGATGGTGGCCGATGTGAAAAATGTAAGGGTGAAGGCGAGATTACCGTAGAGATGCAGTTTATGGCCGATGTACACTTGGAATGTGATACCTGTAACGGCAAACGTTTCAAAAAAGAAGTATTGGAAGTGAAGTTTGAAGGCGCCAATATTGACGATGTCCTCAACATGACCATAGATGATGCCATTCTCTTCTTTGAAAACGGTAAACAAAATAAAATCATAACCAAACTAAAGCCCTTGCAAGATGTAGGTTTGGGCTATGTAACACTAGGGCAGTCCTCCTCTACCCTTTCTGGCGGTGAAGCACAACGTATCAAATTAGCCTCGTTTTTGGTAAAGGGAAATACAAAGGATAAAGCCTTGTTTATATTTGACGAACCAACCACTGGACTACACTTTCACGATATCAAAAAATTATTGAAGTCATTTGATGCCCTAATAGCAAAAGGGCACTCAATCGTAGTGATTGAACATAACATTGAACTTATTAAATGTGCCGACTATATTATAGATTTGGGTATGGAAGGCGGTGAGAATGGCGGACAGCTGATCGTTCAAGGCACACCGGAAGAAGTTGTAAAAAACGAGCAATCTCATACGGCGAGATATTTGAAAGAAAAATTATAA
- a CDS encoding RNA polymerase sigma factor, producing the protein MKVQIDDSVLVKDYINGEEKALEILINRHNQRISSFIYSKVLDRDVTEDIFQDTFIKVIKTLKKGTYSEEGKFLPWVMRISHNLIIDHFRKNKRMPKFEGSDDFNIFSVIGDDKLNAEKQIIKEQIDSDLTLLIDELPDDQREVLLMRIYKDMSFKEISENTGVSINTALGRMRYALINLRKIIEKNNIVLTT; encoded by the coding sequence ATGAAAGTACAAATTGACGATTCAGTATTAGTAAAAGATTATATCAACGGAGAAGAAAAAGCTCTTGAAATATTGATCAACAGGCACAACCAACGCATCAGTAGCTTTATCTATTCCAAAGTACTGGATCGCGACGTTACCGAAGATATCTTTCAAGACACCTTTATAAAGGTTATCAAAACCCTTAAAAAAGGAACGTATAGCGAAGAGGGTAAATTTTTACCATGGGTAATGAGAATATCACATAACCTTATTATTGACCACTTCAGAAAAAACAAGCGTATGCCCAAATTTGAAGGCAGTGACGATTTTAACATTTTTTCGGTCATAGGGGACGATAAATTGAATGCCGAAAAACAAATCATAAAAGAACAGATCGATAGTGACCTTACTTTATTGATCGATGAGTTACCGGACGATCAGCGCGAAGTTTTATTAATGCGTATTTATAAGGACATGAGCTTTAAGGAAATTTCGGAAAATACTGGGGTTAGTATAAATACAGCCTTGGGCCGAATGCGGTATGCACTCATAAACCTTAGAAAAATCATAGAAAAAAACAATATTGTATTGACTACGTAA